The following proteins are encoded in a genomic region of Magnolia sinica isolate HGM2019 chromosome 1, MsV1, whole genome shotgun sequence:
- the LOC131217269 gene encoding DEAD-box ATP-dependent RNA helicase 15 codes for MGEARDNDAYEEELLDYEEEEEKAPDSVAAKGAGESAKKGYVGIHSSGFRDFLLKPELLRAIVDSGFEHPSEVQHECIPQAILGMDVICQAKSGMGKTAVFVLSTLQQIEPVAGQVAALVLCHTRELAYQICHEFERFSTYLPDIKVAVFYGGVNIKIHKDLLKNECPHIVVGTPGRILALAREKDLALKNVRHFILDECDKMLESLDMRRDVQEIFKMTPHDKQVMMFSATLSKEIRPVCKKFMQDPMEIYVDDEAKLTLHGLVQHYIKLSELEKNRKLNDLLDALDFNQVVIFVKSVSRAAELNKLLVECNFPSICIHSGMSQEERLTRYKGFKEGHKRILVATDLVGRGIDIERVNIVINYDMPDSADTYLHRVGRAGRFGTKGLAITFVSSASDSDVLNQVQERFEVDIKELPEQIDTSTYMPS; via the exons ATGGGAGAAGCGAGGGACAACGACGCCTACGAGGAAGAGCTTCTTGActacgaagaagaagaagagaaggcccCCGATTCTGTCGCGGCCAAAGGCGCTGGAGAATCTGCGAAGAA GGGCTATGTCGGAATTCACAGTTCGGGATTCAGAGACTTCCTTTTAAAGCCAGAGCTGCTCCGAGCTATCGTTGATTCAGGATTTGAGCATCCTTCTGAAG TGCAACATGAGTGCATCCCTCAAGCTATCTTGGGGATGGATGTTATCTGCCAAGCAAAGTCCGGAATGGGGAAAACTGCTGTATTTGTTCTCTCAACCCTGCAGCAAATTGAGCCTGTTGCAGGGCAAGTTGCTGCACTTGTCTTATGCCATACAAGGGAGCTCGCTTACCAG ATCTGTCACGAGTTTGAGAGGTTCAGCACCTACTTACCCGATATTAAAGTTGCCGTATTCTATGGTGGTGTGAACATCAAAATTCACAAGGACTTGCTTAAGAATGAGTGCCCACATATCGTTGTTGGGACCCCTGGGAGGATACTGGCATTAGCAAGAGAAAAAGACCTTGCATTGAAGAATGTTAGGCATTTTATCCTTGACGAATGTGACAAAATGCTCGAGTCGCTTG ACATGCGGAGAGATGTGCAGGAGATATTTAAAATGACTCCTCATGATAAGCAAGTCATGATGTTTTCAGCGACACTAAGCAAGGAGATTCGTCCTGTCTGCAAGAAATTTATGCAAGAT CCAATGGAAATATATGTGGATGATGAGGCCAAGCTGACCCTCCATGGTCTAGTACAG CACTACATCAAATTGAGCGAGTTGGAAAAAAACCGCAAGCTGAATGATCTCCTAGATGCTTTGGATTTCAATCAGGTTGTCATCTTTGTCAAAAGTGTAAGCAGGGCAGCTGAGCTGAACAAGTTGCTCGTGGAATGTAACTTCCCATCTATCTGCATCCACTCTGGAATGTCACAGGAGGAAAG GTTGACGCGTTACAAGGGCTTCAAGGAGGGCCACAAAAGGATTCTTGTTGCAACGGATTTGGTTGGCAGGGGAATAGACATTGAGCGTGTCAACATTGTCATCAACTACGACATGCCAGATTCTGCTGACACCTACTTGCACAGG GTTGGCAGGGCTGGTCGGTTTGGTACCAAGGGACTTGCAATCACATTTGTTTCGTCTGCTTCAGATTCTGATGTTCTTAATCAG GTGCAAGAAAGGTTTGAGGTGGACATAAAGGAGCTTCCGGAGCAAATTGACACCTCTACATACa TGCCATCATAA
- the LOC131217258 gene encoding probable caffeoyl-CoA O-methyltransferase At4g26220 produces the protein MEEAAKLAAEKISQASKGLLQTEELYNYILETSVYPREPEPLKEIRIATASHPLALMATAPDGGQLMALLLNLINPKKTIEIGVFTGYSLLLTALAVPADGKIIAIDPNRAAYEIGLPVIKKAGVEHKIDYIESPALPVLDKLLEDKTNEGSFDFAYVDADKGNYWNYHERLMKLVRTGGLIIYDNTLWGGTVALPDDSLVPDDMKESRVHTIKLNKSLASDPRIQICQIPLADGVTVCRRLY, from the exons ATGGAAGAGGCTGCTAAACTCGCTGCGGAGAAAATTTCACAAGCTAGCAAGGGATTGTTGCAGACCGAAGAGCTATACAAC TATATACTGGAGACTAGTGTATATCCCCGGGAGCCAGAGCCTCTCAAGGAGATAAGAATTGCTACCGCCAGCCACCCGTT GGCTTTAATGGCTACTGCTCCGGACGGAGGGCAATTAATGGCCTTGCTCTTGAATCTAATCAATCCGAAGAAGACAATCGAGATTGGAGTTTTCACTGGATATTCTCTCCTACTCACAGCCCTTGCTGTACCTGCTGATGGCAAA ATCATAGCGATAGACCCAAACCGGGCAGCATACGAGATAGGATTGCCAGTCATCAAAAAGGCTGGTGTTGAGCACAAGATCGACTACATAGAGTCTCCGGCGCTTCCAGTTCTTGATAAATTGCTAGAAGAT AAAACGAATGAAGGGTCTTTCGACTTTGCTTACGTAGATGCAGACAAGGGGAATTATTGGAATTATCATGAGAGGTTGATGAAATTGGTAAGAACTGGGGGGCTCATTATCTACGATAACACGCTCTGGGGAGGAACAGTTGCCTTGCCCGATGACTCATTAGTCCCGGACGACATGAAAGAATCGAGGGTCCACACAATCAAGCTTAACAAATCATTGGCGTCAGACCCACGCATTCAGATATGTCAAATACCGTTAGCTGATGGGGTCACAGTCTGCAGGCGTCTCTACTGA